In Betaproteobacteria bacterium, the following are encoded in one genomic region:
- a CDS encoding DUF1353 domain-containing protein, translating to MTKRVWVAVPFLALSVAATMAAGVGTFFGKVALEWDDEDGFNRNRIKLLGDFGFQDPAGKKWIAKQGAELDGSSFTPLFEQMVSLPFVGEHRRASVLHDYYSRQLSEPWREVRRMYYAALLAEGMSESEAKSTYAVLYGAGMRWEPKGSTCYINCHNGASALVWKPDVIDSEINAALEILSEGNPSLDEIDKAVDAVILKPGPHLFSQPKREDAPGAAPGGAKEDSEEDQ from the coding sequence TTGACTAAACGTGTTTGGGTTGCGGTGCCATTCTTGGCTCTGAGCGTTGCCGCCACCATGGCCGCCGGCGTGGGAACCTTTTTCGGCAAGGTGGCGCTCGAGTGGGACGATGAGGACGGGTTCAACCGCAACAGAATCAAGCTACTAGGCGATTTTGGTTTTCAAGACCCTGCTGGGAAAAAATGGATCGCGAAACAAGGGGCTGAGCTGGACGGTTCTTCCTTCACACCCTTGTTCGAGCAAATGGTGAGCTTGCCCTTTGTCGGGGAACACCGCCGCGCTTCTGTCCTGCACGACTACTATTCAAGGCAATTGAGCGAGCCGTGGCGGGAGGTGCGCCGCATGTACTACGCGGCGTTGCTGGCCGAGGGCATGAGCGAGAGCGAAGCGAAATCGACTTACGCCGTTCTCTACGGCGCCGGAATGCGCTGGGAGCCGAAAGGCTCCACTTGCTACATCAATTGCCATAATGGGGCGAGCGCCCTGGTTTGGAAGCCCGACGTCATCGATAGCGAAATAAACGCCGCCTTGGAAATTCTGTCCGAAGGAAATCCGAGCCTGGACGAAATCGACAAAGCGGTCGATGCCGTGATTCTCAAGCCTGGCCCCCATTTGTTTTCGCAGCCGAAGAGAGAAGACGCCCCTGGCGCCGCGCCTGGCGGTGCCAAGGAAGATTCCGAAGAAGACCAATAA
- a CDS encoding alpha/beta hydrolase — MPLTIRTPVLEIAYLESGPKEGPPVILLHGWPSDVHDFDEVAPPLAAAGYRVLVPWLRGFGPTRFLDAKTPRSGQQAAIGADLRDFMDAMHIEQALLAGYDWGGRAACIVAALWPERVRALVTVNGYAIQNIPLSFNPADALQEHRYWYQWYFHTERGRGGLARNKRDIARLLWRQWSLNWHFDDATFEATAKSFDNADFVDITISSYRHRYGNVAGDPAYEELERRLAAQPVIPVPSIALHGECDGVGPPEQSEKHARYFSGPYERKLIPVAGHFPTRETPGVVVDAVRALGKR; from the coding sequence ATGCCCCTTACCATCCGTACCCCGGTTCTTGAAATCGCCTACCTGGAAAGCGGCCCCAAGGAAGGCCCGCCGGTGATCTTGCTCCACGGCTGGCCCTCGGACGTGCATGATTTCGATGAGGTCGCGCCCCCGCTCGCCGCCGCTGGGTACCGTGTGCTGGTGCCCTGGTTACGCGGGTTCGGCCCTACCCGCTTCCTCGACGCCAAGACCCCGCGCTCCGGGCAACAGGCGGCCATTGGCGCCGATCTGCGCGACTTCATGGACGCCATGCACATCGAACAAGCATTGCTGGCGGGCTATGACTGGGGCGGCCGCGCGGCCTGTATCGTGGCGGCCCTTTGGCCTGAGCGCGTGCGCGCACTGGTCACGGTGAACGGTTATGCGATTCAGAATATTCCCCTCTCCTTCAACCCGGCGGATGCGTTGCAAGAGCACCGATATTGGTACCAGTGGTATTTTCATACGGAGCGGGGGCGTGGCGGGCTGGCAAGGAATAAGCGCGATATCGCGCGCCTGCTCTGGCGCCAGTGGTCTCTCAACTGGCACTTCGATGACGCCACCTTCGAGGCCACGGCGAAGAGCTTCGACAATGCAGATTTCGTCGACATCACTATTAGCTCCTACCGCCACCGGTACGGTAACGTCGCGGGTGATCCCGCATACGAGGAATTGGAGCGGCGCTTGGCCGCGCAACCGGTGATCCCGGTACCTTCTATCGCCTTGCACGGAGAGTGCGACGGCGTCGGCCCGCCCGAGCAATCCGAGAAACACGCGCGCTATTTCAGCGGCCCTTACGAGCGCAAACTGATTCCCGTGGCCGGCCATTTTCCAACGCGCGAAACACCTGGGGTTGTGGTGGACGCAGTGCGGGCGTTAGGAAAGCGATAG
- a CDS encoding SDR family NAD(P)-dependent oxidoreductase encodes MDLGLKGKSVLITGASKGIGLACAKAFASEGCTVHLAARSADLLAKAKSEIESKYKASVVNHVCDLRAPGAVKQLAEACASVDILVNNAGDIPGGNIELVDEALWRHAWELKVFGYINLTREMISRMRPRKKGVIVNIVGMAGVTHPSEYICGAMGNAALEAFTKAAGKGSIEYGVRVLGMHPPATRTDRIIQLNKTIAKQKFGDESRWEELLKQTRVIEPEQVADTTLFFASERASHLSGVMLNLGTY; translated from the coding sequence ATGGATCTGGGATTAAAAGGAAAATCTGTACTCATCACCGGCGCATCCAAAGGCATCGGACTAGCCTGCGCCAAGGCCTTTGCTAGCGAGGGGTGCACGGTGCACCTCGCGGCCCGCTCGGCCGATCTCCTAGCAAAGGCGAAGAGCGAGATCGAGTCGAAGTACAAAGCAAGCGTCGTCAATCACGTGTGCGACCTCAGGGCGCCGGGCGCGGTAAAGCAGCTCGCCGAAGCGTGCGCGAGCGTGGACATTCTGGTGAACAACGCGGGCGACATCCCGGGCGGCAACATCGAATTGGTGGACGAGGCGCTATGGCGCCATGCGTGGGAACTGAAGGTGTTTGGCTACATCAACCTCACTCGCGAGATGATCTCCCGCATGCGTCCAAGAAAGAAAGGAGTCATCGTCAACATCGTGGGCATGGCCGGTGTCACCCACCCTTCAGAGTACATCTGCGGCGCCATGGGCAATGCGGCGTTGGAGGCCTTCACCAAGGCCGCCGGTAAAGGCTCCATCGAGTATGGCGTGCGCGTGCTGGGCATGCACCCGCCGGCCACACGCACCGATCGCATCATTCAGTTGAACAAGACCATCGCCAAGCAGAAATTCGGCGACGAGTCGCGATGGGAAGAGTTGTTGAAGCAGACTCGCGTGATCGAGCCGGAACAAGTGGCCGATACCACGCTGTTCTTCGCCTCGGAACGCGCCTCTCACCTTTCCGGAGTGATGCTCAACTTGGGAACGTACTAG
- a CDS encoding VOC family protein: MNLRIRDIDHIVLRVSDLERMIAFYRDVLGCAVEWRRPDLGLVHLRAGNALIDLVPVDGELGKKGGAAPGKEGRNMDHVCLRVEPFNVEDILAHLESHHVRTGEVRPRFGAQGESPSLYVYDPEGNMVELKGDQVPPLA, from the coding sequence ATGAATCTTCGCATTCGAGACATCGATCATATTGTCCTACGCGTATCCGATCTGGAACGCATGATCGCCTTTTACCGCGACGTGTTAGGGTGCGCGGTGGAGTGGCGCCGCCCGGATTTAGGCCTCGTGCATCTGCGCGCCGGCAACGCTTTGATCGATCTGGTTCCGGTGGACGGCGAACTGGGTAAGAAGGGCGGCGCCGCGCCCGGCAAGGAAGGCCGCAACATGGACCACGTCTGTCTGCGCGTGGAGCCCTTCAATGTGGAAGACATCCTCGCCCACCTCGAATCCCATCACGTACGCACCGGAGAGGTTCGCCCGCGTTTTGGCGCGCAAGGCGAAAGCCCCTCTCTCTACGTCTACGATCCGGAGGGAAATATGGTGGAGCTGAAGGGGGATCAGGTGCCGCCCCTGGCCTGA
- a CDS encoding MFS transporter yields the protein MDERALQRITLIVVTLSSFATPLMLAAPNVSVPAIAVAFGADVVAVGWVSTAYLLSSAVFLLPFGKLSDAHGRRRFLLWGLAVVALGSSLCALAPNFPFLVAARLFQGIGAGMLYATSMALLSSVYPKEKRGAVIGISTSMIYFGLTAGPLLGGWITHQFGWRMVFVLPLPLLAACLYLALTQMKGEWKGQPGGRFDTAGALIYAASIIALMAGVSKLPLPVGWLLTSGGIAGMVAFFAFERRHEHPLFDVTLFYTNRVFTFSCLASLLIYSATFANTFLMSLYLQKLKGLNAQTAGLIMISQPIMMALLSPFAGKLSDRIQPRVLASSGMALCALGLVLLSSAEPDTATGLLIGYLLIVGTGFALFSSPNMNAIMGSVEPRLYGTASSSVATVRVVGQMMSMALITLVTALVMGRLPIEPAHFDLLAKSIQISFVVAAMLCLAGMGLSLARGQLKR from the coding sequence ATGGACGAACGCGCCCTCCAGCGCATTACCTTGATCGTGGTGACGCTTTCTTCCTTCGCCACGCCGCTCATGCTGGCGGCCCCCAACGTATCGGTTCCCGCCATCGCCGTGGCGTTCGGGGCCGATGTGGTGGCCGTGGGATGGGTGTCCACCGCCTACCTCTTGTCAAGCGCGGTGTTCTTGTTGCCCTTCGGCAAGCTCTCCGATGCCCATGGGCGGCGCCGCTTTTTGCTCTGGGGCCTCGCCGTCGTGGCGCTGGGTTCCTCCCTCTGCGCCTTAGCGCCGAATTTTCCGTTCTTGGTGGCGGCGAGGCTGTTTCAAGGCATCGGGGCCGGCATGCTCTACGCGACTTCCATGGCCCTGCTCTCTTCGGTGTACCCGAAGGAGAAGCGCGGAGCGGTGATCGGCATATCCACCTCCATGATCTACTTCGGGCTCACGGCAGGCCCGCTGCTAGGCGGATGGATCACGCACCAGTTCGGATGGCGCATGGTCTTTGTCCTGCCGCTTCCACTGCTGGCCGCGTGCCTCTATTTGGCACTCACGCAAATGAAGGGCGAATGGAAAGGTCAGCCTGGAGGGCGCTTCGACACCGCCGGCGCCTTGATCTACGCCGCCTCCATCATTGCCTTGATGGCCGGGGTATCGAAGTTGCCTTTGCCCGTTGGATGGCTTCTCACATCCGGCGGGATCGCTGGGATGGTGGCTTTTTTCGCTTTCGAGCGGCGGCATGAACATCCCCTTTTCGACGTTACGCTTTTTTATACCAATCGCGTCTTCACGTTCTCCTGCCTAGCCTCCTTGCTGATCTACTCCGCCACCTTCGCAAATACCTTTCTCATGAGTTTGTACCTGCAGAAGCTGAAGGGATTGAACGCGCAAACAGCCGGATTGATCATGATCTCCCAGCCCATCATGATGGCGCTTCTGTCGCCGTTCGCGGGCAAGCTTTCCGACCGTATTCAACCGCGTGTTCTCGCATCTTCTGGCATGGCTCTCTGCGCGCTGGGCCTCGTCCTGCTGTCGAGCGCGGAACCAGACACCGCGACCGGATTATTGATTGGCTATTTGCTGATCGTGGGTACCGGCTTCGCGCTATTCTCGTCGCCCAACATGAATGCCATCATGGGTTCCGTGGAACCGCGCCTCTACGGGACGGCAAGCAGCTCGGTCGCCACCGTGAGAGTGGTGGGCCAAATGATGAGCATGGCACTGATCACGCTCGTGACCGCGTTGGTCATGGGCCGTCTACCCATCGAGCCCGCGCACTTCGATCTTCTCGCAAAATCGATTCAGATAAGCTTCGTCGTGGCGGCCATGCTTTGCCTGGCGGGAATGGGCTTGTCCCTGGCGCGCGGGCAGCTGAAGCGGTAA